Genomic DNA from Clostridium sp. BJN0013:
ACCAGGGGTAGGAGAAATAGTAGGGGGAAGCCAAAGAGAAGAAAGACTATCTATTCTTGAAAATAGAATAACAGAATTCGGTCTTAATAAAGAAGATTATTGGTGGTACCTGGAACTTAGAAAATATGGTGAAACCAAACACTCTGGTTTTGGATTAGGTTTCGAAAGAATAATTATGTATATAACAGGTATGTCTAATATAAGAGATGTAATTCCATTTCCTAGGACACCAGGTTCCGCCGAATTTTAAAATATTAATTGGAGGAGAAAAGCTTTGGAAAAAAGAATTGCTGTAGTTGGAATAGTTGTGGAAGATCTTGAGAATGCTTCAATTGTAAATAGTATACTTCATTCTTTCTCAGATATTATAGTGGGAAGATTAGGTATTCCCTACAAGGAAAAAAATATTTCAGTTATATCAATAATAGTAGAT
This window encodes:
- a CDS encoding TM1266 family iron-only hydrogenase system putative regulator; translation: MEKRIAVVGIVVEDLENASIVNSILHSFSDIIVGRLGIPYKEKNISVISIIVDGTSDEISSMTGKLGRINGVTVKTAITKK